A genomic window from Silene latifolia isolate original U9 population chromosome 11, ASM4854445v1, whole genome shotgun sequence includes:
- the LOC141610806 gene encoding caffeic acid 3-O-methyltransferase-like, translating into MQMESYWNLGNEEEEIAASFAFSLVSDFTCSEVLKVVIDLQVFEIIKEHGPGACLSAAEIAAKLPTTNIEAAQSYLSRMLDILVSNSILTLSLGTVEKRYGLAPVCKFFMPNEDGVSFTPFMDTAFRNSVKDGFRTLKYAVLEGSVPFTKAFGMPYYEYLEKHPDIQIAFSKAMSDHSTLVMRGILKNYKGFEGLPSLVDVGGNTGTTLGMICSQYPQIKGINFDQPHIIADAPSYPGVEHVAGSMFVNIPKGDAMFLKWIFHAFTDDQCIKILKNCYAALPEDHGKVIVCEYLLPGPHEPTTNVFAKSVLQLNTIMMCMQEGKERSKVEYEALAFKAGFQSFQVVCSAYNVHVMEFLKKI; encoded by the exons ATGCAAATGGAGTCGTATTGGAACTTAGGGAATGAGGAGGAGGAAATAGCAGCCTCATTTGCCTTTTCTTTAGTTAGTGATTTTACATGTTCGGAGGTGCTAAAAGTAGTTATTGATCTTCAAGTGTTTGAGATCATTAAGGAACATGGGCCTGGAGCTTGTTTGTCAGCAGCCGAGATTGCCGCCAAGCTGCCCACCACTAACATAGAGGCTGCCCAGTCTTACCTCAGCCGCATGCTTGACATCTTGGTCAGCAACTCTATCCTCACCCTCTCCTTAGGCACAGTTGAGAAGCGTTATGGGCTTGCACCTGTCTGTAAATTCTTCATGCCGAATGAGGATGGTGTTTCTTTTACCCCTTTCATGGATACTGCCTTTCGTAATAGTGTGAAAGACGGCTT CCGCACCTTGAAATATGCAGTTCTTGAAGGATCAGTACCGTTCACAAAAGCATTTGGTATGCCTTACTACGAGTACTTGGAAAAACATCCTGACATTCAGATTGCTTTTAGTAAGGCAATGTCAGATCACTCTACACTTGTTATGCGTGGAATTCTCAAGAATTATAAAGGGTTCGAAGGGCTCCCATCTCTGGTCGATGTGGGTGGCAACACTGGAACTACGCTTGGCATGATTTGCTCTCAATACCCACAAATTAAAGGCATTAATTTTGATCAGCCTCACATCATTGCAGATGCGCCATCTTATCCTG GTGTGGAACATGTAGCAGGGAGCATGTTTGTCAATATTCCCAAAGGTGATGCTATGTTCCTCAAG TGGATCTTTCATGCTTTTACTGATGACCAATGCATTAAGATTCTAAAGAATTGCTATGCTGCCTTGCCTGAGGATCATGGCAAAGTTATAGTATGTGAATATCTTCTTCCTGGCCCACATGAACCAACAACTAATGTATTTGCTAAGTCAGTCCTACAGCTCAATACCATTATGATGTGCATGCAAGAAGGGAAAGAGAGGTCCAAAGTCGAATACGAGGCATTAGCATTCAAAGCCGGGTTTCAATCCTTCCAGGTTGTTTGTTCTGCTTATAATGTTCATGTGATGGAGTTCCTAAAGAAAATTTAG